Proteins from a single region of Aerococcus viridans:
- a CDS encoding ribonuclease HI family protein translates to MLKIAIDGSVDGQFGPAGVGMVIVHDGQQRQEKYPLSGEMDNHEAEFHALLLLLEKLQAEGLKNEWILCQTDSKIVFDAVNKRFHKRDPYKSLLKVILNKLDHFPMFNLKWVPDQANRGADNLARQAMHQAKRISNQQD, encoded by the coding sequence ATGTTAAAAATAGCCATAGACGGATCAGTGGACGGGCAATTTGGGCCGGCAGGCGTTGGTATGGTCATTGTGCATGACGGGCAGCAGCGACAAGAGAAATACCCTTTAAGTGGAGAAATGGACAACCATGAGGCCGAATTCCATGCCTTGCTATTATTGTTAGAAAAATTGCAGGCTGAGGGACTGAAAAATGAGTGGATCTTGTGTCAAACTGACTCCAAGATCGTCTTTGATGCCGTTAATAAGAGATTCCATAAACGAGACCCCTATAAAAGTTTGTTAAAGGTCATTTTAAATAAACTAGACCATTTTCCCATGTTTAATTTAAAATGGGTGCCGGACCAGGCCAATAGGGGGGCGGATAATTTAGCCCGCCAAGCCATGCACCAGGCCAAGAGAATAAGCAACCAGCAGGACTAA
- a CDS encoding 16S rRNA (uracil(1498)-N(3))-methyltransferase, with protein sequence MQRYFIEEETAQLNDQIEMDKEAYHHMLNVMRMQIGDRVILVTQTEQVFIGELVSDEGKKAVLRLVELREENKEIPVDTTLFVGLPKGDKLDLIVQKATELGARHIVPVAMRYSVTKWDQKKAGKKIDRLKKIAKEAAEQSHRTFVPTIEDLHSVSMVKNRLGEFDQVCVAYEEVAKSGEAALLAKTYASLKAKESIAFITGPEGGIHSDEIADFTDGFDHVHLCGLGPRILRTETAPLYLLSSLSFATELLGD encoded by the coding sequence ATGCAAAGATATTTTATCGAAGAGGAAACCGCCCAATTAAATGACCAAATAGAGATGGATAAAGAGGCTTACCATCATATGCTCAACGTTATGCGGATGCAGATTGGGGACCGGGTAATTCTAGTCACCCAAACTGAACAAGTATTCATCGGTGAACTTGTTTCTGATGAAGGGAAAAAGGCAGTTCTTCGCCTAGTTGAATTGCGGGAAGAAAATAAAGAAATCCCCGTTGATACCACACTCTTTGTCGGCCTACCTAAGGGAGACAAGCTTGACTTAATCGTACAAAAGGCCACCGAATTAGGGGCCCGTCATATTGTGCCAGTTGCCATGCGGTATTCCGTCACTAAATGGGACCAAAAGAAAGCGGGCAAAAAAATTGACCGTTTGAAAAAGATTGCCAAGGAAGCTGCTGAGCAATCTCATAGAACTTTTGTCCCAACCATCGAAGACTTGCATAGTGTTAGCATGGTAAAAAATAGACTAGGTGAATTTGACCAAGTTTGCGTGGCTTATGAAGAGGTGGCCAAGTCGGGTGAAGCGGCCCTTTTGGCAAAGACTTATGCCTCACTAAAAGCCAAAGAAAGTATTGCCTTCATTACCGGACCTGAAGGGGGCATTCATTCAGATGAAATTGCCGACTTCACTGACGGATTCGATCATGTGCACTTGTGCGGGTTAGGGCCACGGATTTTACGGACAGAAACAGCACCCTTATATTTATTATCAAGTCTGTCATTTGCAACAGAATTATTAGGTGACTAA
- the fabZ gene encoding 3-hydroxyacyl-ACP dehydratase FabZ, whose amino-acid sequence MTEYAERKEPVLTAMQVQEIIPNRFPISFVDRVDEIIPGEKVVARKNVTINEEFFVGHFPGNPVMPGVLQVETMAQVGSIPLLSQPDFKNKIAYLAGLNNVKFRKNVVPGDVLEITVEIVKLKKRMGIGKGTIRNEYGEVCSEAEMTFIISNVDKVD is encoded by the coding sequence ATGACTGAATATGCAGAACGTAAAGAACCTGTTCTAACAGCTATGCAGGTACAAGAAATCATCCCTAACCGTTTCCCAATCTCATTTGTGGACCGAGTGGATGAAATTATCCCAGGTGAAAAAGTTGTTGCCCGTAAAAACGTGACGATCAACGAAGAATTCTTTGTTGGTCACTTCCCAGGAAACCCTGTAATGCCTGGTGTTTTACAAGTAGAAACAATGGCACAAGTGGGCTCAATTCCATTATTATCTCAACCAGACTTTAAAAATAAAATCGCTTATTTAGCTGGTTTAAACAACGTGAAATTCCGTAAAAACGTTGTACCTGGTGACGTACTTGAAATCACAGTTGAAATTGTGAAATTGAAGAAACGTATGGGTATCGGTAAAGGAACTATCCGTAATGAATACGGCGAGGTTTGTTCAGAAGCAGAAATGACCTTTATCATTTCTAACGTAGATAAAGTCGACTAG
- the accC gene encoding acetyl-CoA carboxylase biotin carboxylase subunit, whose protein sequence is MINKVLIANRGEIAVRIIRTCIELGIETVAVYSTADKDALHVKLADEAVCIGGPKSVDSYLNMQAILSAAVVTNVQAIHPGFGFLAENSKFAKLCAEMNIEFIGPSPEVIDLMGDKQNARDTMNAAKVQTVPGSDGILESPEDGIEIAKEVGYPVLLKATSGGGGKGMRMVHEESHFVDAYYEASREAKNAFGDDRLYMEKVIFPAHHIEVQILGDKFGNVIHLGERECSMQRNHQKVIEETPSPFITEKTRAQVTQAAVRAAEQLNYESAGTIEFLVDADQNYYFMEMNTRIQVEHPITEMVTGVDIVAQQLRIASGLPLAYEQKDITFTGHALECRINAEMPEKNFMPSSGTFDFAHFPAGGLGIRVDSGIYAGYKLPPYYDSMVAKLITHGDNRPQAINRMLRAVSEMTIKGVATNQQFQYDLLFDEAFGKGNYTNDYLEAKFLPEWARSHQA, encoded by the coding sequence ATGATTAATAAAGTATTAATAGCGAATAGGGGCGAAATTGCCGTCCGCATTATTCGTACATGTATTGAATTGGGAATCGAAACAGTGGCTGTGTATTCAACCGCTGATAAGGATGCCCTACATGTGAAATTGGCTGACGAAGCAGTCTGCATCGGAGGGCCAAAATCAGTCGATTCTTATTTGAATATGCAAGCCATTCTTTCGGCAGCTGTGGTCACGAACGTGCAAGCTATCCACCCAGGTTTTGGTTTCCTAGCAGAAAACAGCAAATTTGCTAAATTATGCGCAGAAATGAATATTGAGTTTATCGGGCCAAGCCCAGAAGTGATTGACTTGATGGGTGACAAGCAAAATGCTAGAGATACCATGAATGCAGCCAAAGTGCAAACTGTACCTGGTTCTGACGGTATCTTGGAAAGTCCTGAAGATGGAATTGAGATTGCCAAAGAAGTTGGCTACCCAGTCTTACTGAAAGCTACTTCTGGAGGTGGGGGTAAAGGAATGCGGATGGTACATGAAGAAAGCCATTTTGTAGATGCTTACTATGAGGCATCACGTGAAGCAAAAAATGCTTTTGGTGATGACCGTTTATACATGGAGAAAGTTATTTTCCCAGCCCACCATATCGAGGTTCAAATCTTAGGGGATAAATTCGGCAACGTCATCCATTTAGGTGAACGTGAGTGTTCAATGCAACGGAACCATCAAAAGGTGATTGAAGAGACGCCAAGTCCCTTTATTACTGAAAAGACGCGGGCCCAAGTGACTCAAGCAGCGGTTCGAGCGGCTGAGCAATTAAATTATGAATCTGCTGGTACCATTGAGTTTTTAGTGGATGCAGACCAAAATTACTATTTCATGGAAATGAATACGCGTATTCAAGTTGAACATCCAATTACGGAGATGGTTACGGGTGTTGATATTGTAGCTCAACAGCTACGGATTGCTTCTGGCTTACCTTTAGCCTACGAACAAAAAGATATTACCTTTACTGGTCATGCCTTAGAGTGCCGGATCAATGCAGAAATGCCAGAAAAAAACTTTATGCCATCTTCAGGTACGTTTGACTTTGCGCATTTTCCAGCGGGCGGTTTAGGCATTCGTGTGGATTCTGGCATTTATGCTGGGTACAAGTTGCCACCTTACTATGATTCTATGGTAGCGAAACTGATTACGCATGGTGACAATCGTCCACAAGCCATCAACCGTATGCTACGTGCGGTTTCAGAAATGACTATTAAGGGTGTGGCGACAAATCAACAATTCCAATACGACCTACTATTTGATGAGGCCTTTGGAAAAGGGAACTATACCAATGATTACCTGGAAGCTAAATTCTTACCTGAATGGGCGAGGAGTCATCAAGCATAA
- the prmA gene encoding 50S ribosomal protein L11 methyltransferase gives MTWYEVTIETDNKSENLLTEILWGLDSAGVSIKDEQDYIDWSDDGFGSVKNDQPAPGTYEINPVVLGYFSDDKNIEDIISEIKTYQANYNKELAADQQIVIHDIRYSPLEDKDWETAWQAYYEPIHVSRFMDIVPIWEKDDQVADSKKTTLFLDPGMAFGTGSHETTKLALRLLEIAMAGGEDVIDVGTGSGVLAIAAKKLGANDVAAYDYDGSILDITRNNFALNDVEDAISVAQNNILNGIDTQVDIITANILFEILEPLIPQAYTNLKADGQLVLSGIFHDKKDDMLALLAANDFTVEIVMNMGEWYGILARKGQD, from the coding sequence ATGACTTGGTATGAGGTAACAATTGAAACAGATAATAAAAGTGAAAATCTATTAACTGAAATTTTGTGGGGCTTAGACTCTGCTGGGGTGTCCATCAAAGACGAGCAAGACTATATTGACTGGTCAGATGACGGCTTTGGTTCAGTGAAGAATGACCAGCCGGCACCAGGAACCTATGAAATTAACCCGGTAGTTTTAGGTTACTTTTCAGACGATAAAAATATCGAAGACATCATCTCTGAAATCAAAACCTACCAAGCAAACTACAATAAAGAATTAGCAGCAGACCAACAAATTGTTATCCATGACATCCGCTACAGTCCCTTAGAAGATAAGGACTGGGAAACAGCTTGGCAGGCCTACTATGAACCAATCCATGTATCGCGCTTTATGGATATTGTGCCAATTTGGGAGAAAGACGACCAAGTAGCTGATTCGAAGAAAACCACTTTATTCCTAGATCCAGGTATGGCCTTTGGGACCGGTTCACATGAAACCACTAAGCTGGCATTACGTTTACTGGAAATCGCTATGGCTGGCGGGGAAGATGTCATTGATGTGGGGACTGGGTCTGGTGTCTTAGCCATCGCTGCGAAGAAATTAGGCGCTAATGACGTCGCTGCTTATGATTATGACGGGTCCATTTTAGATATTACCCGCAATAATTTTGCTTTAAATGATGTAGAAGACGCTATTTCCGTTGCCCAAAACAACATCCTAAATGGCATCGATACTCAAGTAGATATTATCACAGCCAATATCCTATTTGAAATCCTAGAACCCCTGATCCCGCAAGCATACACCAACCTAAAAGCAGATGGGCAATTGGTGCTATCAGGTATTTTCCATGACAAGAAAGACGACATGTTGGCCTTACTTGCCGCCAATGATTTTACCGTTGAAATCGTTATGAACATGGGTGAATGGTACGGTATTTTAGCCCGTAAAGGACAAGATTAA
- the accB gene encoding acetyl-CoA carboxylase biotin carboxyl carrier protein, with protein MKHEEIKDLISQIDSSTIQEFSFQTQADSLYISKIKERQTQTENTVNTSTNQHAITNAEATSTTAAKETTSQETTAPATEKATPSAPTMSAGKTIDSPLVGVVYLAKNPDHPAFKKVGDSVEAGETVCIVEAMKVMNEIPADISGTVVNVLVEDGQVVEFGQPLFEISE; from the coding sequence TTGAAACACGAAGAAATTAAAGATTTAATCAGCCAGATTGATTCGTCTACAATTCAAGAGTTTTCATTCCAAACACAAGCGGATTCTTTATACATTTCAAAAATTAAAGAACGTCAAACACAAACTGAAAACACTGTAAACACAAGCACTAATCAACATGCTATCACAAACGCAGAAGCTACATCAACTACAGCAGCCAAAGAGACGACTAGTCAAGAAACCACAGCGCCTGCCACAGAAAAAGCAACACCTAGTGCACCTACTATGTCAGCTGGCAAAACGATTGACAGTCCTTTAGTTGGTGTTGTTTATCTAGCTAAGAACCCTGATCACCCAGCCTTCAAGAAAGTAGGCGACAGCGTTGAAGCTGGTGAAACTGTTTGTATCGTTGAAGCGATGAAAGTGATGAACGAAATTCCAGCTGATATTTCTGGAACAGTCGTGAACGTCTTAGTTGAAGACGGCCAAGTTGTTGAATTCGGCCAACCATTATTTGAAATTAGCGAATAA
- a CDS encoding THUMP domain-containing class I SAM-dependent RNA methyltransferase: MTTYPLIATAAAGIEALVGKELRDMGYEVQVENGRARFEGSLDDVARTNINLRTADRIKIVMGDFKAITFDQLFESTKAIPWEDILPMDAEFPVSGKSVNSKLHSVPNVQKIVKKAIVNRLSDHYHRRGMLPETGAKYPIEVSIHKDEALITIDTSGSSLFKRGYRTEKGGAPLKENMAAALVKLTNWFPDKPFYDPTCGSGTLPIEAALIGKNIAPGINRAFISEEWDIFNNREYSKAREEAKAAIRHDIQLDIMGSDIDHRMIEIAKANAEAAGVGDQIEFKQMQLSDFTTNKEYGVIVANPPYGERLNDEDYVHKLYRQMGDLYRPMKTWSKYILTSDLAFEEYYGEKATKKRKLYNGAIRTDLFQYWGARKPRPKNVDAE; encoded by the coding sequence ATGACAACATATCCACTTATCGCAACAGCTGCCGCAGGGATTGAAGCCCTAGTCGGCAAAGAATTACGTGACATGGGTTACGAGGTTCAAGTAGAAAATGGCCGTGCCCGCTTTGAAGGAAGTCTTGATGACGTAGCCCGAACAAATATTAACTTACGGACTGCAGACCGTATCAAAATCGTCATGGGCGATTTCAAAGCTATCACCTTCGACCAATTATTTGAATCGACTAAGGCTATCCCTTGGGAAGATATTCTACCAATGGACGCAGAGTTCCCAGTATCAGGTAAATCAGTCAATTCAAAATTGCATTCTGTTCCTAACGTGCAAAAAATCGTGAAAAAAGCGATTGTTAACCGTCTGAGCGACCACTACCACCGCCGTGGTATGTTACCTGAAACAGGCGCTAAATACCCTATTGAAGTGAGCATCCACAAGGACGAAGCCTTGATTACTATTGATACCTCTGGCTCTTCCCTATTTAAACGCGGTTACCGTACTGAAAAAGGTGGCGCACCACTTAAAGAAAACATGGCTGCAGCCCTAGTTAAATTAACTAACTGGTTCCCTGACAAGCCATTTTACGATCCAACATGTGGTTCAGGTACCCTACCCATTGAAGCGGCATTAATCGGGAAAAATATTGCCCCAGGGATTAACCGTGCCTTCATTTCTGAGGAATGGGATATCTTCAATAACCGTGAATATTCAAAAGCCCGTGAAGAGGCTAAAGCGGCTATCCGTCATGACATTCAATTAGATATCATGGGATCAGATATTGACCACCGGATGATTGAAATCGCAAAAGCCAATGCAGAAGCAGCTGGTGTCGGCGATCAAATTGAATTCAAACAAATGCAATTATCTGACTTTACAACGAATAAAGAATACGGCGTTATCGTAGCCAACCCGCCATATGGTGAGCGTTTGAATGACGAAGATTACGTGCATAAGTTATACAGACAAATGGGTGATCTTTACCGTCCAATGAAAACTTGGAGTAAATACATCCTGACCTCTGACTTAGCCTTTGAAGAATACTACGGTGAGAAAGCTACTAAGAAACGTAAATTATACAATGGGGCTATCCGTACTGACCTATTCCAATACTGGGGCGCGCGCAAACCACGTCCTAAAAATGTAGACGCGGAATAA
- the accD gene encoding acetyl-CoA carboxylase, carboxyltransferase subunit beta, translated as MALKRRKAYIPMPEEDQAKSSFPTDPNNQAFVPDGMWQKCPQCHQTILTDDLGAEKICPHCQYHFRISSSERLANVVDKGTFVEMFQLKDNRNEDPLSFPKYLEKKEKARATTGLDEAVVTGVGEIFGYRTAIGVMDSFFMMGSMGTGLGEKIKNLFNYATEHQLPVVLFTASGGARMQEGTLSLMQMAKISIAVQNHSKAGLLYIPVLTDPTTGGVTASFAMEGDITIAEPGALIGFAGKRVIEQTIRQQLPEGFQTAEHQLQHGFIDMIVERWRQKIVIAELLQMHGVAKGGARFER; from the coding sequence ATGGCATTAAAACGCAGAAAAGCATATATTCCTATGCCAGAGGAAGATCAAGCAAAATCGAGCTTTCCTACAGATCCAAATAACCAAGCCTTCGTGCCAGATGGCATGTGGCAAAAGTGTCCGCAATGTCACCAAACGATTCTAACCGACGACTTGGGTGCTGAAAAAATCTGTCCACATTGCCAATACCACTTTAGAATTTCATCTAGTGAGCGATTAGCAAACGTGGTGGACAAAGGGACTTTTGTTGAAATGTTCCAACTAAAGGATAACCGCAATGAAGATCCTCTTTCTTTTCCAAAGTATCTGGAAAAGAAAGAAAAAGCGCGCGCTACAACTGGTTTAGACGAAGCTGTCGTAACTGGGGTGGGTGAAATCTTCGGCTACCGAACTGCTATTGGTGTGATGGACTCATTTTTCATGATGGGGTCTATGGGGACTGGTTTAGGTGAAAAAATTAAAAACTTGTTCAACTATGCAACTGAACACCAGTTACCAGTCGTCCTATTTACCGCTTCTGGTGGTGCCCGGATGCAAGAAGGCACACTGTCTTTAATGCAAATGGCTAAGATTTCCATTGCTGTTCAAAATCATTCTAAAGCTGGTTTATTATATATTCCCGTCTTAACTGACCCAACGACTGGTGGTGTAACGGCATCATTTGCTATGGAAGGGGATATTACCATTGCTGAACCAGGGGCCTTAATCGGTTTCGCTGGTAAACGGGTAATTGAACAGACGATTAGACAACAATTGCCTGAAGGTTTCCAAACGGCAGAACACCAACTGCAACACGGTTTTATCGATATGATTGTTGAACGTTGGCGCCAAAAAATCGTAATTGCTGAGCTATTACAAATGCACGGTGTCGCTAAAGGAGGTGCTCGATTTGAGCGTTAG
- the accA gene encoding carboxyltransferase subunit alpha, translating into MKQLLKTVEQPDAKITQKIPAEVVTASRDINRLTTSELAKKICDVFYEMHGDRRYGDDGAIVGGVGQINGRAVTIVGTEKGHSVQENIKRNFGSPHAEGYRKAIRLFEQAEKFNRPVITIVNTSGAFCDVEAEDRGIGQAIAESMQTMAGLTVPTITILMGEGGSGGALALAVSNKVWMMENAMYSVLSPEGFATILWKDPSRVPEAAEYMKFTAPDLLDFKVIDQIIPEHYGKKVLDHDVQAQLIKEMVLKEIDQQLAMSKADLIAAKEARFNQF; encoded by the coding sequence ATGAAACAATTATTAAAAACCGTTGAGCAACCTGATGCGAAAATTACGCAAAAAATCCCTGCAGAAGTGGTAACAGCTTCACGTGATATCAACCGATTAACCACGTCTGAATTGGCTAAGAAAATCTGTGACGTCTTTTATGAGATGCATGGTGACCGTCGTTATGGTGATGACGGCGCGATTGTTGGTGGTGTCGGACAAATTAATGGCCGCGCAGTTACAATTGTTGGAACTGAAAAAGGCCACTCGGTCCAAGAAAATATCAAGCGTAACTTTGGGTCGCCTCATGCTGAGGGTTACCGTAAAGCCATTCGTTTGTTTGAACAAGCTGAAAAATTCAACCGTCCAGTGATTACCATTGTTAATACCTCCGGCGCCTTCTGTGACGTTGAAGCAGAAGACCGGGGGATTGGACAAGCGATTGCTGAATCTATGCAAACAATGGCTGGTCTAACTGTACCAACTATCACGATTTTAATGGGTGAAGGTGGGTCTGGTGGCGCGTTAGCTCTAGCTGTTTCAAATAAGGTGTGGATGATGGAGAATGCCATGTATTCAGTCTTATCGCCAGAAGGATTTGCAACAATTTTATGGAAAGACCCGAGTCGTGTACCAGAAGCTGCTGAATATATGAAATTCACGGCGCCTGACTTGCTAGATTTTAAGGTTATTGATCAAATTATCCCAGAGCATTACGGGAAAAAGGTCTTAGACCACGATGTTCAGGCCCAATTGATTAAAGAAATGGTCTTGAAAGAAATTGACCAGCAATTGGCCATGTCAAAAGCAGATTTAATTGCTGCCAAAGAAGCACGCTTTAATCAATTCTAG
- the gpsB gene encoding cell division regulator GpsB, with product MADRNLTTKDILQKEFKPALRGFNTEEVDEFLDLIIRDYESYEKEIASLKNELERAKHSTGTSESGRQATNQRSKSTTVPQSKGTTNYDILRRLSKLEKAVFGGQNAKAENTIDASEENKGDTKDHTIIFENN from the coding sequence ATGGCCGATCGTAATTTGACGACAAAAGATATTTTACAGAAGGAATTTAAACCTGCTCTTCGTGGATTCAACACAGAGGAAGTAGACGAATTCTTAGATTTAATTATTCGTGACTATGAGTCATATGAAAAAGAAATTGCCTCACTTAAGAATGAGTTAGAACGTGCAAAACACTCAACTGGTACAAGTGAAAGTGGACGTCAAGCCACTAACCAACGCTCAAAATCTACAACAGTACCTCAATCAAAAGGGACAACCAACTACGACATTCTACGTCGCTTGTCCAAGTTAGAAAAAGCTGTATTCGGTGGCCAAAACGCCAAAGCCGAAAATACAATAGATGCTAGCGAAGAGAACAAAGGCGATACGAAAGATCATACTATTATTTTTGAAAATAACTAG
- a CDS encoding RelA/SpoT family protein, which produces MPNKKNYTKAEVLALCASYMSEAKVDYVQKAADFAERAHIEQIRKSGEPYFVHPVQVAGILAELKMDPDTVITGFLHDVVEDTGISLDDIAYFFSPTIATLVDGVTKLGKFKYKSHEEQLAENHRKMLLAMANDLRVIMVKLADRLHNMRTLKWHKPEKQVIISTETLEIYAPLADRLGMNQIKWELEDTALRYMDPESYYSIVQLVDSKRDERAEFIQTTIDELESQIEGAITGKFEIYGRPKHIYSIYRKMKDQGKEFDQIFDLQAIRVLVESVRDCYAVLGIVHTNWKPLPGRFKDYIAMPKANMYQSIHTTVVGNQPSPVEVQIRTYEMHEVAEYGVAAHWAYKMGNHEKVEASPLDAQLDWFNQIAELQDESKDATDFMESVKEDIFQDNVYVFTPTGDVTELPAGSYPLDFAYSIHSEVGNKTIGAKVNGKIEPLNYKLKNGDIVEILTSPNSAGPSRDWVNLVKTSRARNRIKRFFKLQDRDQAVEQGRHALEETLDNLGFKLKDVYKKEDISKTLDRFNFSTEEDLFAAIGFGELSSTAVANRLTERERRLRAAEKNRESVEETLKESGEQKKLSKTQKQSSHVRRKASKSSSGVIVEGLDSLLVRLAHCCNPVPGDDIVGYITKGRGVSVHRRDCKNVQVPEDQQDRLIPVEWEDANKNVDNQYEVEIVVEGEDRSGFLNEVLQIITPIAGSVTNINGNVNHDDNSVKVRLRFVIQNVNQLDKVIDRVKNIPDVYTVTRAKE; this is translated from the coding sequence ATGCCGAATAAAAAGAACTATACAAAAGCAGAAGTTTTAGCCTTATGTGCTAGCTACATGTCTGAAGCGAAGGTGGACTATGTCCAGAAGGCAGCAGACTTTGCTGAACGTGCACATATTGAGCAAATCAGAAAATCAGGCGAACCGTACTTTGTACATCCAGTTCAAGTAGCAGGTATTTTAGCCGAATTGAAAATGGACCCGGATACAGTCATTACTGGGTTCTTGCATGATGTTGTGGAAGATACCGGTATCTCATTAGACGATATCGCCTACTTCTTCTCACCAACAATTGCCACCCTAGTAGATGGCGTCACCAAATTAGGGAAATTTAAATATAAGTCACATGAAGAGCAATTAGCTGAGAACCACCGTAAAATGTTGTTAGCCATGGCCAACGATTTACGAGTCATTATGGTGAAATTAGCCGACCGTTTGCATAATATGCGGACCCTAAAATGGCATAAGCCAGAGAAGCAAGTGATTATCTCTACAGAAACGTTAGAAATTTACGCTCCCCTAGCTGACCGCTTAGGTATGAACCAGATTAAATGGGAATTGGAAGATACAGCGCTTCGCTATATGGATCCAGAATCGTATTACTCAATCGTTCAACTAGTAGATTCAAAACGCGACGAGCGAGCAGAATTTATTCAAACGACTATTGACGAATTGGAATCACAAATAGAGGGGGCTATTACTGGTAAGTTTGAAATTTACGGTCGACCTAAACATATTTATTCTATTTACCGGAAGATGAAAGACCAAGGCAAAGAATTCGACCAGATTTTCGATCTGCAAGCTATCCGGGTGTTAGTGGAATCTGTTCGTGACTGTTATGCAGTACTTGGGATTGTCCATACTAATTGGAAGCCATTGCCAGGCCGATTTAAAGACTACATTGCCATGCCAAAAGCCAACATGTACCAGTCCATCCATACGACGGTTGTCGGTAACCAGCCAAGCCCAGTAGAAGTGCAAATTAGAACCTACGAAATGCACGAGGTTGCTGAGTACGGGGTTGCTGCGCATTGGGCTTACAAAATGGGTAACCATGAAAAGGTGGAGGCTTCACCTTTAGACGCCCAGCTAGATTGGTTTAACCAAATTGCGGAGTTGCAGGACGAATCTAAAGATGCCACCGATTTCATGGAAAGCGTGAAAGAGGACATTTTCCAAGATAATGTCTATGTATTCACTCCAACTGGCGACGTGACTGAGTTACCAGCGGGTTCCTACCCATTAGACTTTGCTTACTCTATCCATTCAGAAGTCGGGAATAAGACGATTGGAGCTAAGGTTAATGGCAAGATTGAACCTTTGAATTACAAATTGAAAAATGGTGACATCGTGGAAATTCTAACGTCACCGAATTCGGCAGGACCATCGCGTGACTGGGTAAACTTGGTGAAAACTTCGCGGGCCCGCAACCGTATCAAGCGATTCTTTAAATTGCAGGACCGTGACCAAGCGGTAGAACAAGGTCGACATGCGCTTGAAGAAACCCTTGATAATCTAGGTTTCAAATTAAAAGATGTCTACAAAAAAGAAGATATCAGTAAAACATTAGACCGGTTCAACTTCTCGACTGAAGAAGACTTGTTTGCGGCGATTGGCTTTGGCGAATTATCATCAACTGCAGTCGCTAACCGTTTAACTGAGCGGGAACGCCGGTTACGTGCAGCTGAGAAGAACAGAGAATCCGTTGAAGAGACCCTGAAAGAATCAGGCGAACAGAAGAAACTCAGCAAGACTCAAAAGCAATCTAGTCATGTGCGCCGTAAAGCGTCTAAATCTAGTTCTGGTGTCATTGTTGAAGGTTTAGATTCACTCCTAGTCCGTCTAGCCCATTGTTGTAATCCTGTACCAGGAGACGATATTGTGGGTTATATTACTAAGGGGAGAGGGGTTTCCGTCCACCGTAGAGACTGTAAGAATGTGCAAGTCCCTGAGGATCAACAAGACCGCTTGATTCCAGTCGAATGGGAAGATGCCAACAAGAATGTGGACAACCAATATGAAGTGGAAATTGTGGTTGAAGGTGAGGACCGATCTGGTTTCTTAAATGAAGTGCTACAGATCATTACACCGATTGCTGGATCAGTCACTAATATTAACGGTAACGTGAACCATGACGATAACTCTGTTAAAGTGAGGCTACGTTTTGTCATTCAAAACGTCAATCAACTAGATAAGGTTATCGACCGGGTGAAGAATATTCCGGATGTTTATACTGTTACCCGTGCTAAAGAATAA